The DNA region TTGAGTCCCATCGGCATCACTCAAGCTTTTATTCCACTGCTGGAAAAAGCAGAGTATCCCAAAGTCATCAATATCTCTAGTGGCAACGGTCAACTGGACGGTATATCGACGAGTGCTCCTAGCTATTCTCTATCTAAACTAGCCCTTAACGGAGCCACAATTTTGCTAGCAAATGCCTTACAGTCAAAAAACATCTCCGTTTACGCCATGTGTCCGGGCTGGGTAAAAACCGATATGGGTGGCCCTTCTGCGCCTCTTTCTCCAGAAGAAGGAGCAGATACAGCCATTTGGCTTGCGACAGAGGCAGGGAGAACAGAGAACGGAAAGTTTTTCCGTGATCGCACAGAACAGTCCTACTGAATAAACGCCATTCAAAATCCTATTTGTTATTAGAGCTATGAGTGAGGAGAAGCAAAGACTACAGGAAAACCGAGATCGCAAAGCCTACTGGACCCGCTGGGGACCCTACGTCAGCGAACGTCAGTGGGGCACCGTCAGAGAAGACTACAGTCCCGATGGGTCAGCCTGGGATTACTTTCCCCATAGTCAGTCCTTAGCCCGTGCCTACCGCTGGGGCGAAGATGGAATTGCTGGCATTTGCGACAACCACCAGCGACTGTGCTTCGCCCTCGGCTTCTGGAATGAAGCCGACCCCATTCTCAAGGAACGGTTGTTTGGTCTCACGGGCAGCCAGGGTAACCACGGCGAGGATGTCAAAGAGTACTACTTCTATCTCGACAATACGCCTACCCACTCCTATATGAAGTATCTCTACAAGTATCCTCAAGGGGAGTATCCCTACGCGGACTTGGTAGAGGAGAATCAGCGACGGGGATTTAATGAGCCTGAGTATGAGCTGCTAGATACTGGAATTTTTGAAGGCGATCGCTATTTTGATATCTTCATTGAGTATGCTAAAGCGACTGACGAAGACATCTTGGTCAGAATTACCGCCCACAATCGCGGTGATCAGGAGCAGCCACTGCATATCCTCCCTACGCTCTGGTTCCGCAACACTTGGTCTTGGTTCAAAGAAGCTGTAAAGCCAACCTTGAAGGTCTCAGCACAGAAGGAGGGCTATAGCGTCGTCAAAGCGAGCCATAACAGTCTGGGTTCTAGATGGCTTTACTGTCTGATGCCTGACGCATTGCTGTTTACCGAGAATGAGACCAACTTTGCCCGGTTGTTTAATCAAGACAATCCTTCGCTCTACACCAAAGATGGCATTAATAACGCCGTCGTACAGGGGGACAAAAACACCACAAACCCAGAACAAGTGGGTACCAAATTCTCTCCGCATTATCGGCTTTCCATTCCCCCAGGCGAGAGTCGCAGGGTTGAGCTGCGCCTTTGTAATTCTGAATCCCTGTCTAATCCCTTCGGTGATGAATTTAACCGTATCTTTGAGCGCAGGCAGCGGGAAGCTGATGAATTCTACGATAGCCTCACTGCCGCCAACCTATCGACCGATCAGCGAAATGTGCAGCGACAGGCTTTTGCTGGGATGCTCTGGAATAAGCAGTTTTACTACTACATCATCGAAGACTGGCTGCAGGGGGACCCGGATAGCCCAGCTCCGCCTGAATCCCGCAAAAACGGTAGAAATTCAGAGTGGATTCACTTGTTCAACGATGATATTATCTCCATGCCCGACAAGTGGGAGTATCCCTGGTATGCAGCTTGGGATCTGGCCTTCCATCTGGTGCCTTTGGCGATCGTTGATCCAGACTATGCCAAACTACAGCTCTCGCGCTTGACTCGGGAGTGGTATATGCACCCCAACGGTCAGATCCCGGCGTACGAGTGGGCCTTTAGCGATGTCAATCCCCCTGTGGAAGCCTGGGCTGCTTGGCAGGTTTATCAGCTTGAGCAACAGTATTGGGGCAAGCAGGACAAGGATTTCTTAGAGCGGATTTTTCAAAAGCTGCTGCTTAACTTCACTTGGTGGGTGAATCGTGAAGACGCTACTGGTAAGAATATATTCGAGGGTGGCTTTTTGGGCCTAGACAATATCGGCGTGTTCGATCGCTCTTCAGAACTGCCTACTGGCGGTAATCTAGAGCAGGCCGACGCCACAAGCTGGATGGGGATGTACTGTTTGGGAATGCTGCAAATTGCGTTGGAGTTGGCAGTGGATCGTCCCCCTTACGA from Acaryochloris sp. CCMEE 5410 includes:
- a CDS encoding MGH1-like glycoside hydrolase domain-containing protein, with protein sequence MSEEKQRLQENRDRKAYWTRWGPYVSERQWGTVREDYSPDGSAWDYFPHSQSLARAYRWGEDGIAGICDNHQRLCFALGFWNEADPILKERLFGLTGSQGNHGEDVKEYYFYLDNTPTHSYMKYLYKYPQGEYPYADLVEENQRRGFNEPEYELLDTGIFEGDRYFDIFIEYAKATDEDILVRITAHNRGDQEQPLHILPTLWFRNTWSWFKEAVKPTLKVSAQKEGYSVVKASHNSLGSRWLYCLMPDALLFTENETNFARLFNQDNPSLYTKDGINNAVVQGDKNTTNPEQVGTKFSPHYRLSIPPGESRRVELRLCNSESLSNPFGDEFNRIFERRQREADEFYDSLTAANLSTDQRNVQRQAFAGMLWNKQFYYYIIEDWLQGDPDSPAPPESRKNGRNSEWIHLFNDDIISMPDKWEYPWYAAWDLAFHLVPLAIVDPDYAKLQLSRLTREWYMHPNGQIPAYEWAFSDVNPPVEAWAAWQVYQLEQQYWGKQDKDFLERIFQKLLLNFTWWVNREDATGKNIFEGGFLGLDNIGVFDRSSELPTGGNLEQADATSWMGMYCLGMLQIALELAVDRPPYEDTASKFFEHFLYIADAMNRVGDASLWDEEDGFYYDAINFPDGGRRTLKVRSLVGLIPLLGVTVLKPETIDQLPGFKKRLEWFIHNRLDLKKNVACMVTEGMGAKRLLALCYATPRNDGKPNKLQRLLTYMLDESEFLSPHGIRSVSKYHLEHPFVMHVKGQEYRVDYEPAESTTGMFGGNSNWRGPIWFPINYLLLEALGNFYEYLGDEFKVEFPTGSGNYQTLDQIVVKLSKRMMAIFLEDASGQRPVFEGIDKFQNDPHWKDYIYFHEYFHGDNGTGLGASHQTGWTGVVARMIQLCTESHET
- a CDS encoding SDR family NAD(P)-dependent oxidoreductase; this translates as MRSQLKYALVTGGNRGIGFAICKGLLEAGFNIFLAARLLDKGKAAMDKLSAHGSVHLIELDVTDDGSIQQAIEQVCKQTNTLDVLVNNAGIYPDEEANILTVSRERLTKALDTNALSPIGITQAFIPLLEKAEYPKVINISSGNGQLDGISTSAPSYSLSKLALNGATILLANALQSKNISVYAMCPGWVKTDMGGPSAPLSPEEGADTAIWLATEAGRTENGKFFRDRTEQSY